A DNA window from Dehalogenimonas sp. THU2 contains the following coding sequences:
- a CDS encoding NAD+ synthase — MKQLRIALAQVNPTVGDFRGNVRLITENIEKARAAGADIIAFPELVITGYPPEDLLLKSSFIDANLKALDKVIEATREITAVVGFVDRKSGLRNAAAIIHDGRLSAVYHKVYLPNYGVFDEKRYFHAGNVCPVFGIAGVGVGFSVCEDIWYEAGPVTVQASAGAELVLNISASPYHHGKHMVRERMLGARATDNVAAVAFCNMVGGQDELVFDGASVIFDERGKIVARAGQFEAELLIADIDIKSVSQARLQDTRWRKGQTQLECDCPSQQISVSDARFTNSLLRLETRVAPLLEPEAEVYEALVTGTRDYIHKNGFKGVIIGLSGGVDSSIVAAVAVDALGPDAVHGLIMPSRFSSPQSAEYAGQLAANLGIRTFTIPIEKAYQAYLDSLSDVFKDVKPDVTEENVQARIRGNLLMALSNKFGWLVMNTGNKSEVATGYTTLYGDMAGGFAIIKDVSKTLVYKLCRYRNTKAGRKLIPEEVITRVPSAELRPEQKDSDSLPEYDLLDPILLAYVEEDKGVEQIVAQGYDEAIVRKVARLVDSSEYKRRQAPPGVKISPKAFGRDRRLPITSKFRDGA; from the coding sequence ATGAAACAACTTCGTATCGCGCTCGCTCAGGTCAACCCTACGGTCGGGGATTTCAGGGGCAATGTCCGTCTTATCACCGAAAATATCGAAAAAGCCAGGGCGGCCGGGGCGGATATCATCGCTTTTCCGGAACTGGTCATCACCGGCTACCCGCCGGAAGACTTGTTGTTGAAATCCAGTTTTATCGATGCTAACCTGAAGGCGTTAGATAAGGTCATCGAAGCAACCCGCGAGATCACCGCCGTCGTCGGGTTCGTTGACCGTAAAAGCGGCCTGCGCAATGCCGCAGCCATCATCCACGACGGCAGGCTGTCGGCCGTGTATCACAAGGTATATCTGCCCAATTATGGCGTTTTCGACGAGAAACGTTATTTCCACGCCGGGAATGTTTGCCCGGTCTTTGGTATCGCCGGTGTCGGTGTCGGGTTCAGCGTTTGTGAGGATATCTGGTATGAAGCTGGCCCGGTTACGGTGCAGGCCAGCGCCGGCGCCGAGCTGGTGCTGAATATCAGCGCCTCGCCTTATCATCACGGCAAGCATATGGTGCGGGAACGCATGCTGGGGGCGCGCGCCACGGACAACGTCGCCGCCGTGGCATTTTGCAATATGGTCGGTGGGCAGGATGAATTGGTATTCGACGGCGCATCCGTCATCTTCGATGAACGGGGCAAAATCGTCGCTCGCGCTGGACAGTTCGAGGCAGAACTGCTGATAGCCGATATCGACATCAAAAGCGTATCTCAGGCCCGCCTTCAGGATACACGCTGGCGTAAAGGACAGACCCAACTGGAATGTGATTGCCCCAGTCAACAGATATCCGTTAGTGATGCACGGTTCACCAATTCCCTCCTCCGCCTCGAAACACGAGTCGCCCCTTTACTCGAACCCGAAGCTGAAGTATATGAAGCGCTGGTGACGGGGACCCGGGATTACATACATAAGAACGGTTTTAAAGGCGTCATCATCGGGCTTTCAGGCGGCGTCGATTCTTCCATCGTGGCTGCTGTCGCCGTGGACGCGCTGGGACCGGACGCGGTTCACGGTCTCATCATGCCTTCACGTTTCTCCTCACCACAGAGTGCTGAATACGCGGGTCAACTCGCCGCCAACCTGGGTATCAGGACCTTCACCATCCCTATTGAAAAAGCCTACCAAGCATACCTTGACAGCCTGTCGGACGTTTTCAAGGACGTCAAACCGGACGTGACCGAAGAGAACGTCCAGGCGCGTATCCGCGGTAACCTGCTGATGGCACTTTCCAACAAGTTCGGCTGGCTGGTCATGAACACCGGTAACAAGAGCGAGGTCGCCACCGGCTACACTACCCTTTACGGCGACATGGCCGGCGGCTTTGCCATCATCAAGGACGTGTCTAAGACGCTGGTCTACAAGCTCTGCCGCTACCGGAACACCAAAGCCGGTCGTAAATTGATACCGGAAGAGGTTATCACCCGCGTCCCATCGGCGGAACTGCGGCCGGAACAGAAGGACTCGGACAGCCTTCCTGAATATGACCTGCTCGATCCCATCCTCCTGGCCTATGTCGAAGAGGATAAGGGCGTCGAACAGATCGTCGCCCAGGGCTACGATGAAGCAATAGTCAGGAAGGTGGCAAGGCTTGTCGATTCGTCCGAGTATAAAAGGCGCCAGGCGCCCCCTGGGGTGAAGATATCCCCCAAGGCCTTCGGCCGCGACAGGCGATTGCCGATTACCAGCAAGTTCCGGGATGGAGCATAG
- a CDS encoding NAD(P)H-dependent oxidoreductase subunit E, producing MTLETKSPAAVVNNVLAKYERDASMLVGILQDIQVEMNYLPKECLVMVSEGLDIPLTRVYSVATFFKAFSLKPRGRHSVQCCMGTACHVRGAEKVLDKLQTEMCLCAGETSADMKFTLETVNCVGACALGPVVVVDGEYVGQVTTDKVKSILESCK from the coding sequence ATGACCCTGGAAACTAAATCCCCGGCTGCCGTGGTCAACAACGTTTTAGCCAAATACGAACGGGACGCCAGCATGCTGGTGGGCATCCTGCAGGATATCCAGGTGGAGATGAACTATCTGCCCAAGGAATGCCTGGTCATGGTCAGCGAGGGACTGGACATCCCCCTTACACGGGTATACAGCGTTGCCACGTTCTTCAAGGCTTTCAGTCTTAAACCGCGCGGCCGCCACAGCGTCCAATGCTGTATGGGCACCGCCTGCCATGTCCGGGGCGCCGAAAAGGTGCTGGACAAACTGCAAACGGAGATGTGCCTGTGCGCCGGTGAAACATCCGCGGACATGAAATTTACCTTGGAGACGGTCAACTGCGTCGGCGCTTGCGCTCTGGGACCGGTGGTGGTGGTGGACGGCGAATACGTCGGCCAGGTGACCACAGACAAAGTGAAATCGATACTGGAGAGCTGTAAGTAG
- a CDS encoding NADH-ubiquinone oxidoreductase-F iron-sulfur binding region domain-containing protein → MAVQTTKQGRLNSAAELETLRQEIKSATGENPRLITICCGTGCLAYGGAKLAQAFRDEIETRGLQDKVGVKTTGCHGFCERGPLVVIRPENILYQRVKPEDVGDVISDTIEQGKVVERLLYTLPGTKERVTYEHDVPFYKKQMRLVFGANGYIDPTLIEDYIGVGGYTAMVKALFSMTPDEVVSEVKRSGLRGRGGGGFSAGAKWESTREAHGGLKYLICNCDEGDPGAFMDRSLMEGNPFGILEGMVIAAYAIGCHEGYIYIRHEYPVAVKHAEMAIAKAEAMGLLGDNILGSGFSFKIKINRGGGAFVCGESTALMASVEGRIGEPRAKYIHTSEKGLWDRPTVLNNVETLANVPLIINRGAQWYSSIGTANSKGTKIFSLVGKVNNTGLIEVPMGITLREIIYDIGGGILKNKKFKAVQTGGPSGGCLPAEMLDLAVDFDELSRAGSMMGSGAMIVMDEDNCMVDIARYFVSFLEGESCGKCVPCREGLKRMNQILERITNGNGRDGDIELLEDLSETLTWGALCGLGGGAANPVMSTIRYFRDEYEAHIKEKRCPAGVCKPLITYNIVEANCPGCNLCIKACPVNAITSPGKKMPVILDQSKCTKCGACYDVCRLNAVEVR, encoded by the coding sequence ATGGCTGTACAAACGACCAAACAGGGACGGCTCAACTCCGCGGCGGAATTGGAAACGCTGCGGCAGGAAATAAAATCCGCGACGGGGGAAAATCCCCGCCTGATCACCATCTGCTGCGGCACCGGCTGCCTGGCTTACGGCGGCGCCAAACTCGCGCAAGCCTTCAGGGATGAAATAGAGACCCGGGGACTTCAGGACAAAGTTGGAGTCAAGACAACCGGCTGCCACGGTTTCTGCGAGCGCGGCCCCCTGGTGGTCATCCGGCCGGAGAACATCTTGTACCAGCGGGTAAAGCCTGAAGACGTCGGGGATGTCATCAGCGACACCATCGAGCAGGGCAAGGTCGTCGAGCGCCTGCTGTACACACTGCCCGGCACCAAAGAGCGCGTCACTTATGAACATGACGTGCCTTTTTATAAGAAACAGATGCGACTGGTTTTCGGCGCCAACGGCTATATCGATCCGACGCTGATCGAAGATTATATCGGCGTTGGCGGCTACACGGCCATGGTCAAGGCTCTTTTCAGCATGACCCCGGACGAGGTCGTCAGCGAGGTCAAACGCTCCGGGTTGCGCGGGCGCGGCGGCGGCGGCTTCTCCGCAGGGGCCAAGTGGGAGAGCACCCGTGAAGCTCACGGCGGTCTCAAATATCTCATCTGCAACTGCGACGAAGGAGACCCCGGCGCTTTCATGGACAGGTCTTTGATGGAAGGCAACCCCTTCGGCATCCTGGAGGGTATGGTCATCGCCGCTTACGCCATTGGCTGTCACGAGGGCTACATCTATATCCGCCACGAATACCCGGTGGCAGTGAAACACGCCGAGATGGCTATCGCCAAAGCGGAAGCCATGGGACTCCTTGGCGACAACATTCTAGGTTCCGGATTCAGCTTCAAGATCAAGATCAACCGCGGTGGCGGTGCCTTCGTCTGCGGCGAGTCCACCGCCCTCATGGCCTCCGTGGAAGGACGCATCGGCGAACCGCGCGCCAAGTACATTCACACTTCGGAAAAAGGCCTGTGGGACCGGCCGACGGTGCTCAACAATGTGGAAACCCTGGCCAACGTGCCGCTCATCATCAATCGCGGCGCACAGTGGTACAGTTCCATCGGTACCGCCAACAGCAAGGGCACCAAGATCTTCTCATTGGTGGGCAAGGTGAACAACACCGGGCTCATCGAGGTGCCCATGGGCATCACCCTTCGGGAGATCATCTACGATATCGGCGGCGGCATTCTCAAAAACAAGAAATTCAAAGCCGTCCAGACCGGCGGCCCTTCCGGCGGTTGTCTGCCCGCCGAGATGCTAGATCTGGCTGTCGATTTTGACGAACTGTCCCGCGCCGGCTCTATGATGGGTTCAGGCGCCATGATCGTTATGGACGAAGACAACTGCATGGTGGACATCGCCCGCTATTTTGTGTCCTTCCTGGAGGGCGAATCCTGTGGTAAGTGCGTGCCCTGCCGTGAAGGCTTGAAGCGCATGAACCAGATACTCGAACGGATCACCAATGGCAACGGCCGGGACGGCGACATCGAGCTGCTGGAAGATCTTTCGGAGACCCTCACCTGGGGCGCCCTCTGCGGCCTGGGCGGCGGAGCGGCCAATCCGGTCATGTCTACCATCCGCTACTTTCGGGACGAGTACGAGGCGCACATCAAGGAGAAACGCTGCCCTGCCGGCGTCTGCAAGCCGCTCATCACTTACAACATCGTGGAGGCCAACTGCCCCGGCTGCAATCTGTGCATCAAAGCCTGCCCGGTGAACGCCATCACCTCGCCGGGTAAGAAGATGCCGGTGATCCTGGACCAGAGCAAGTGCACCAAGTGCGGCGCCTGTTATGATGTCTGTCGCTTGAACGCCGTGGAGGTTAGATAA
- a CDS encoding 2Fe-2S iron-sulfur cluster-binding protein: protein MVKLTINGREFQAEPCDTVLTVATRGGINIPTLCHSESIHDYGACRVCLVEVERRGRKRLVTSCLYPVEEGLKVTTDSDKVKRVRSTVMELLIARCPESIDVKEMAKKLGVTESRFVAEDEKSSKDNCVLCGMCARVCSEVVGASAISLVNRGTEREVALPFYDDTGACIACGSCAYICPTGAITLVDTATKRIISWPKGTADFPLKACTSCGIHFAPVKQLEYMAATAHLSPSEFELCPDCRKME from the coding sequence ATGGTCAAACTGACGATAAACGGCCGTGAGTTTCAGGCCGAACCCTGTGACACGGTTCTGACGGTGGCGACGCGGGGCGGTATCAACATCCCCACCCTGTGCCATTCTGAATCCATACACGACTACGGCGCCTGCCGGGTATGCCTGGTGGAAGTGGAGCGGCGGGGTCGCAAACGCTTGGTCACTTCCTGCCTGTACCCCGTGGAAGAAGGTCTTAAGGTCACCACCGACTCGGATAAGGTCAAGCGCGTCCGCAGTACCGTCATGGAACTCCTTATAGCCCGCTGCCCTGAATCCATCGACGTCAAAGAAATGGCTAAAAAGCTCGGGGTCACGGAATCCCGGTTCGTAGCGGAAGATGAGAAATCATCTAAGGATAACTGTGTCCTGTGCGGCATGTGCGCACGGGTCTGTTCCGAAGTGGTCGGCGCCAGCGCCATCAGTCTGGTCAACCGTGGCACGGAGCGGGAAGTGGCACTGCCTTTCTACGACGATACCGGCGCCTGTATCGCTTGTGGCTCCTGCGCTTATATCTGCCCCACCGGCGCCATCACCCTGGTGGACACCGCCACCAAACGGATCATAAGCTGGCCCAAGGGCACCGCTGATTTCCCGTTGAAAGCCTGCACCAGCTGCGGTATCCACTTCGCACCGGTGAAACAACTGGAATACATGGCTGCCACCGCCCACCTTTCGCCAAGTGAATTCGAACTATGCCCTGACTGCCGCAAGATGGAGTAA
- a CDS encoding Hint domain-containing protein, whose translation MAVTACDLPPSSSTIFTPTQLRYRLLDAFPDFFWCDPDFFPIGSSERELQNALDQFDGIRANDDEFNAIVKRIGLDHKLNYTTEEQLLVYRQHKLLTRAISEFLSSGDGFSFVIRVGQDGQQGERIQGNIATDGRIRVADREPSFNSCPICLAKGTLIDTPQGPVAVEDLVVGILVWTLDESGQQVAAPVIKTSRTPEPAMFQLLCITMEDGRILTASPGHPAADGRLLAVLDPGDTLDGAAIESIEIVDYTGRTYDILPGGDTGWYWADGILLASTLAEKP comes from the coding sequence ATGGCAGTCACGGCCTGCGACCTGCCACCCTCCTCTTCCACCATTTTCACGCCTACCCAACTCAGATACCGCCTGCTGGATGCCTTCCCCGACTTCTTCTGGTGCGACCCGGATTTCTTTCCCATCGGCAGCTCGGAACGGGAATTACAGAATGCCCTCGACCAGTTCGACGGCATCCGAGCCAACGATGATGAGTTCAATGCCATCGTGAAACGCATCGGTCTGGATCACAAGCTCAATTACACCACCGAGGAGCAATTGCTGGTTTATCGGCAGCACAAGCTTCTGACCCGGGCGATAAGTGAATTCCTGTCCTCCGGCGACGGTTTCAGTTTCGTCATCCGCGTCGGACAGGACGGGCAGCAGGGTGAACGCATCCAGGGCAATATCGCCACGGACGGGCGGATCAGGGTGGCCGATCGCGAACCCAGCTTCAATAGCTGCCCCATCTGCCTGGCAAAGGGAACTTTGATCGACACCCCGCAGGGTCCGGTGGCCGTCGAAGACTTGGTAGTAGGTATATTGGTTTGGACACTCGATGAGAGCGGACAGCAGGTGGCGGCACCGGTTATCAAGACATCGAGGACGCCGGAGCCAGCCATGTTCCAATTGCTCTGTATCACCATGGAAGATGGCAGAATCTTGACGGCTTCACCCGGTCACCCGGCGGCGGACGGACGGCTGCTGGCCGTGCTCGATCCCGGAGACACCCTCGACGGTGCGGCCATCGAGTCCATAGAAATCGTCGACTATACCGGCCGTACGTACGACATTCTCCCCGGCGGAGATACCGGGTGGTATTGGGCGGACGGTATTTTGCTGGCCAGCACGCTTGCCGAGAAACCCTAA